One stretch of Miscanthus floridulus cultivar M001 chromosome 18, ASM1932011v1, whole genome shotgun sequence DNA includes these proteins:
- the LOC136521487 gene encoding probable galacturonosyltransferase-like 9, whose product MGGAAGEAMWAAAVAATVVFLAVEVSGAAGALPRFAEAPEYRNGEGCPAAAAGVCDPGLVHIAMTLDAHYLRGSMAAVYSLLKHASCPESIFFHFLAAEAAGAAAAGGEDPEPELLRSAVAASFPSLRFEIYPFRAEAVAGLISASVRAALEAPLNYARNHLADLLPRCVPRAIYLDSDVLAADDVRRLWETRLPAAAVVAAPEYCHANFSRYFTPAFWSDPELGPRVFAGRRRPPCYFNTGVMVIDLRRWRAGNYRQRIERWMEIQKVKRIYELGSLPPFLLVFAGEVEAVDHRWNQHGLGGDNVHGSCRPLHAGPVSLMHWSGKGKPWDRLDAGRPCPLDHTWKSYDLYIPSDSGGATSPASGPALSASVLSW is encoded by the coding sequence ATGGGCGGCGCCGCGGGCGAGGCGATGTGGGCCGCTGCTGTGGCGGCGACGGTGGTCTTCTTGGCCGTCGAGGTTTCGGGTGCCGCGGGGGCGTTGCCGAGGTTTGCGGAGGCGCCGGAGTACCGGAACGGGGAAGGGTGTccggctgcggcggcgggggTGTGCGACCCGGGCTTGGTGCACATCGCCATGACGCTGGATGCGCACTACCTGCGGGGCTCCATGGCGGCGGTGTACTCGCTGCTGAAGCACGCGTCGTGCCCGGAGTCCATCTTCTTCCACTTCCTGGCCGCGGAGGCGGCCGGCGCAGCAGCTGCCGGCGGGGAGGACCCGGAGCCGGAGCTGCTGCGGAGCGCGGTGGCGGCGTCGTTCCCGTCGCTGCGGTTCGAGATCTACCCGTTCCGCGCCGAGGCCGTGGCCGGACTCATCTCGGCGTCCGTGCGCGCCGCGCTCGAGGCGCCGCTCAACTACGCGCGGAACCACCTGGCGGACCTGCTCCCGCGCTGCGTGCCGCGGGCGATATACCTCGACTCCGACGTGCTGGCCGCCGACGACGTGCGGCGCCTCTGGGAGACgcgcctccccgccgccgccgtggtggCGGCGCCCGAGTACTGCCACGCCAACTTCTCCCGCTACTTCACGCCGGCGTTCTGGTCCGACCCGGAGCTCGGGCCCCGTgtcttcgcgggccgccgccgcccgccctgCTACTTCAACACCGGCGTCATGGTCATCGACCTCCGCCGCTGGCGTGCCGGCAATTACCGCCAGCGCATCGAGCGCTGGATGGAAATCCAGAAGGTGAAGCGCATCTACGAGCTGGGCTCCCTGCCCCCGTTCTTGCTCGTCTTCGCCGGCGAGGTGGAGGCCGTCGACCACCGCTGGAACCAGCACGGCCTCGGCGGCGACAACGTCCACGGCAGCTGCCGCCCGCTCCACGCCGGGCCCGTCAGTCTCATGCACTGGTCGGGCAAGGGCAAGCCCTGGGACCGCCTCGACGCCGGCAGGCCGTGCCCGCTTGACCACACCTGGAAGTCCTACGACCTCTACATCCCCAGCGACTCCGGTGGCGCCACCTCGCCGGCATCCGGGCCGGCATTGTCCGCATCCGTGCTCTCATGGTAG